A stretch of Henckelia pumila isolate YLH828 chromosome 4, ASM3356847v2, whole genome shotgun sequence DNA encodes these proteins:
- the LOC140862531 gene encoding sister chromatid cohesion protein PDS5 homolog C-like, protein MEQPPEKYMLSALSPLMDALIAEKLLKHSDDDVKVGVASCLNEITRITALVPPYEDEKMRKVFQLIVSVFGDLSDTATRSYIKRINILESMAKVRYCIVMLDLEVDEMIIEMFKDFFRSARVHHPKVVMESMEAMMSLVI, encoded by the coding sequence ATGGAGCAGCCACCTGAGAAATATATGTTATCTGCTCTTTCGCCTCTAATGGATGCATTGATAGCAGAAAAGCTTTTGAAGCATTCTGATGATGATGTGAAAGTTGGAGTAGCTTCATGCCTCAATGAGATCACCAGGATTACAGCACTAGTTCCTCCTTATGAGGATGAGAAAATGAGAAAGGTTTTTCAGCTGATAGTGTCGGTTTTTGGGGATTTATCTGATACGGCTACCAGATCTTATATTAAGAGGATAAATATTCTGGAATCCATGGCCAAGGTCAGATACTGCATAGTCATGTTGGACTTAGAAGTAGATGAGATGATTATTGAGATGTTTAAGGATTTCTTCAGATCTGCAAGAGTTCACCACCCAAAAGTCGTCATGGAATCCATGGAGGCAATGATGTCGCTTGTGATATAA
- the LOC140862532 gene encoding exocyst complex component SEC10a-like, with protein sequence MATTMSSVEGAAYKGFQQCIETVMAEVERLLSAEQNATDYRSRDDNIVPDHRPTNYSSRVVAYLSRVLEYYFIALEGLNKQAFLTELGNFHKGLLNVWQKFTFNPRFKLKDAKCYAIALDYAT encoded by the exons ATGGCCACAACAATGTCCAGTGTGGAAGGTGCTGCATACAAGGGGTTTCAGCAGTGCATTGAAACAGTGATGGCCGAG GTTGAACGGTTGCTATCTGCTGAGCAAAATGCTACAGATTATCGATCACGTGATGACAACATTGTTCCTGATCATCGCCCAACAAATTATAGTTCTAG GGTAGTTGCTTATCTCTCCCGGGTGCTTGAGTATTATTTTATTGCCCTGGAAGGTCTCAATAAACAAGCTTTCCTGACTGAGCTG GGAAATTTTCATAAGGGGCTTCTTAATGTCTGGCAGAAGTTTACTTTCAATCCTAG ATTCAAGCTCAAGGATGCAAAATGTTATGCAATTGCATTAGATTATGCCACTTGA